One Chionomys nivalis chromosome 23 unlocalized genomic scaffold, mChiNiv1.1 SUPER_23_unloc_1, whole genome shotgun sequence genomic window carries:
- the Mybpc2 gene encoding myosin-binding protein C, fast-type, whose protein sequence is MPEAKPAAKKAPKGKDAPKEAPKEAPAKPDPAEPPKEAPPEDQSPTAEEPATGIFLKKPDSVSVETGSDTVILAKVNGKELPGKPTVKWFKGKWQELSSKSGARFTFKESHDSDSNVYTVELHIGKVVLGDRGDYRLEVKAKDVCDSCSFNVDVEAPRQDSSGQSLENFKRSGDGKSEDAGELDFSGLLKKREVVEEEKKKKKDDDDLGIPPEIWELLKGAKKSEYEKIAFQYGITDLRGMLKRLKKAKVEVKKSAAFTKKLDPAYQVDRGNKIKLVVEISDPDLPLKWFKNGQEIKPSLKYVFENVGKKRILTINKCTLADDAAYEVAVKDEKCFTELFVKEPPVLIVTPLEDQQVFVGDRVEMSVEVSEEGAQVMWMKDGVELTREDSYKARYRFKKDGKRHILIYSDVTQEDGGRYQVITNGGQCEAELIVEEKQLEVLQDIADLTVKASEQAVFKCEVSDEKVTGKWYKNGVEVRPSKRITISHVGRFHKLVIDDVRPEDEGDYTFVPDGYALSLSAKLNFLEIKVEYVPKQEPPKIHLDCSGKTSDNSIVVVAGNKLRLDVAITGEPPPVATWLKGDEVFTATEGRTHIEQRPDCSSFVIESAERADEGRYTIKVTNPAGEDVASIFLRVVDVPDPPEAVRVTSVGEDWAILVWEPPKYDGGQPVTGYLMERKKKGSQRWMKLNFEVFTETTYESTKMIEGVLYEMRVFAVNAIGVSQPSMNTKPFMPIAPTSAPQHLIVEDVTDTTTTLKWRPPDRIGAGGIDGYLVEYCLEGSEEWVPANKEPVERCGFTVKDLPTGARILFRVVGVNIAGRSEPATLLQPVTIREIVEQPKIRLPRHLRQTYIRKVGEAINLVIPFQGKPRPQVVWTKGGAPLDTSRVNVRTSDFDTVFFVRQAARSDSGEYELNVQIENMKDTATIRIRVVEKAGPPENVMVKEVWGTNALVEWQPPKDDGNSEVTGYFVQKADKKTMEWFNVYEHNRHTSCTVSDLIVGNEYYFRIFSENICGLSDSPGVSKNTARILKTGITLKPLEYKEHDFRTAPKFLTPLTDRVVVAGYTAALNCAVRGHPKPKVVWMKNKMEIHEDPKFLITNYQGILTLNIRRPSPFDAGTYSCRAVNELGEALAECRLDVRVPQ, encoded by the exons ATGCCTGAGGCTAAACCAG CAGCCAAAAAGGCCCCCAAAGGCAAGGATGCGCCAAAGGAAGCGCCAAAGGAAGCTCCTGCTAAGCCAGATCCTGCAGAGCCCCCCAAAG AGGCCCCACCTGAGGACCAATCCCCAACTGCAGAGGAGCCTGCAACAGGCATTTTCCTGAAAAAGCCAGACTCTGTGTCAGTGGAGACTG GGTCGGACACGGTGATTCTGGCCAAGGTGAATGGGAAGGAGCTCCCGGGCAAGCCTACCGTCAAGTGGTTCAAAGGGAAGTGGCAGGAGCTGAGCAGCAAGAGCGGAGCCCGATTCACCTTCAAGGAATCCCATGACTCTGACAGCAAT GTGTACACCGTGGAACTCCACATCGGGAAAGTGGTCCTAGGGGACCGCGGGGATTACCGTCTAGAGGTCAAAGCCAAGGATGTCTGTGACAGCTGCTCTTTCAACGTAGATGTGGAGG cacccagacaggatTCATCTGGTCAGAGCCTTGAGAACTTCAAACGCTC GGGTGACGGGAAGTCAGAAGATGCGGGTGAACTGGATTTCAGCGGCTTGTTGAAGAAGAG GGAAGTAgttgaggaagaaaagaagaagaagaaagatgatgaTGATCTGGGCATTCCCCCAGAGATCTGGGAGCTCCTGAAAGGGGCCAAGAAGAGCGAGTATGAGAAGATCGCCTTCCAATATGGCATCACTGATCTCCGGGGCATGCTGAAGCGCCTCAAGAAGGCCAAGGTGGAGGTCAAGAAGAGTGCAG CCTTCACTAAGAAGTTGGACCCAGCCTACCAAGTAGACAGAGGCAACAAGATCAAGCTGGTGGTGGAGATCAGCGATCCAGACCTTCCTCTCAAGTGGTTTAAGAATGGCCAGGAGATCAAGCCAAGCCTCAA GTATGTGTTTGAGAATGTGGGGAAGAAACGAATTCTCACCATCAACAAGTGCACGCTGGCAGACGATGCTGCGTACGAGGTGGCAGTCAAGGACGAGAAGTGCTTCACTGAACTCTTTGTCAAAG AGCCTCCAGTCCTGATCGTCACCCCACTGGAAGACCAGCAGGTGTTTGTGGGTGACCGAGTGGAAATGTCGGTAGAGGTGTCTGAAGAGGGTGCACAGGTCATGTG GATGAAGGATGGTGTGGAGTTGACACGGGAGGACTCCTATAAGGCACGCTACCGCTTCAAGAAGGACGGGAAACGGCACATCCTCATCTACTCTGATGTGACTCAGGAGGATGGGGGCCGCTATCAAGTCATCACCAACGGCGGCCAATGTGAGGCTGAACTCATTGTGGAAG AGAAGCAACTGGAGGTGCTGCAGGACATCGCAGACCTGACAGTGAAGGCCTCAGAACAGGCTGTGTTCAAGTGCGAAGTGTCTGATGAAAAGGTGACGGGCAAGTGGTACAAGAATGGGGTGGAGGTGCGACCCAGCAAGAGGATCACCATCTCCCACGTGGGCAG ATTCCACAAGCTGGTGATTGATGATGTCCGCCCTGAGGATGAGGGAGACTACACATTCGTGCCTGATGGCTATGCCCTGTCCCTTTCAGCCAAGCTCAACTTCCTGG AAATCAAAGTGGAGTATGTACCCAAGCAAG AGCCCCCAAAGATCCACCTGGACTGCTCAGGGAAGACCTCGGATAACTCCATTGTTGTCGTGGCTGGAAACAAGCTGCGGCTGGATGTGGCTATCACAGGGGAGCCTCCTCCCGTTGCCACCTGGCTAAAGGGAGACGAG GTGTTCACAGCGACGGAGGGCAGGACACACATTGAGCAGAGGCCAGACTGCAGCAGCTTTGTGATCGAGAGCGCAGAACGGGCAGATGAGGGCCGATATACCATCAAAGTCACCAACCCTGCGGGTGAAGATGTGGCCTCCATTTTCCTGCGGGTTGTGG ATGTTCCCGACCCCCCAGAGGCCGTTCGTGTCACCTCAGTTGGAGAAGACTGGGCCATTCTGGTCTGGGAGCCACCCAAGTATGATGGAGGACAGCCCGTGACCG GGTACTTGATGGAgcggaagaagaaaggctcccaGCGCTGGATGAAGCTCAACTTTGAAGTCTTCACTGAAACCACCTACGAGTCCACAAAGATGATCGAGGGTGTCCTCTATGAGATGCGGGTCTTCGCTGTCAATGCCATCGGTGTCTCACAGCCCAGCATGAACACCAAGCCCTTCATGCCCATTG CCCCCACAAGTGCACCCCAGCACCTCATAGTGGAGGATGTGACAGACACCACCACCACACTCAAGTGGAGGCCCCCAGACAGGATTGGCGCTGGCGGCATCGATGGCTACCTGGTGGAGTACTGCCTGGAGGGCT CTGAGGAATGGGTCCCGGCTAACAAGGAACCCGTGGAACGGTGTGGCTTCACTGTCAAGGATCTTCCAACTGGAGCCAGAATCCTCTTCCGGGTTGTTGGGGTCAACATTGCAGGGCGCAGTGAACCAGCCACCCTCCTTCAGCCAGTCACCATTAGGGAGATTGTGG AGCAACCCAAGATCCGCCTCCCCCGCCACCTGCGGCAGACCTATATCCGCAAAGTGGGGGAAGCCATCAACCTTGTTATCCCCTTCCAG GGCAAGCCCCGGCCTCAGGTGGTGTGGACCAAGGGTGGGGCTCCCTTGGATACCTCCCGTGTGAATGTGCGCACCAGTGACTTCGACACGGTGTTCTTCGTGCGCCAGGCGGCCCGCTCTGACTCTGGAGAATATGAGCTCAATGTGCAGATTGAGAACATGAAGGACACTGCTACCATCCGCATCCGGGTCGTGG AAAAGGCAGGGCCACCGGAGAACGTGATGGTGAAGGAGGTGTGGGGCACCAATGCGCTGGTGGAGTGGCAGCCACCGAAGGACGACGGGAACAGTGAGGTCACAGGCTACTTTGTCCAGAAGGCTGACAAAAAAACCATG GAGTGGTTCAATGTCTATGAACACAATCGCCACACCAGCTGCACAGTGTCGGACCTCATCGTGGGCAATGAGTACTATTTCCGAATCTTCAGCGAGAACATCTGCGGTCTCAGTGACTCACCTGGTGTCTCCAAGAACACAGCGCGAATCCTCAAGACAG GAATCACCTTAAAACCACTGGAATACAAGGAACATGATTTCCGAACAGCCCCCAAGTTCCTGACACCGCTGACGGACCGGGTAGTGGTAGCAGGATATACCGCAGCTCTCAACTGTGCCGTCAGAGGCCACCCAAAG CCGAAGGTGGTGTGGATGAAAAACAAGATGGAGATCCACGAGGATCCCAAATTCCTCATAACCAACTACCAGGGCATCCTGACGCTGAATATCCGCCGACCCTCGCCCTTTGACGCAGGGACCTATTCCTGCCGTGCCGTTAATGAACTGGGGGAGGCCCTGGCTGAGTGCAGGCTGGATGTCCGAG TGCCACAGTGA
- the Spib gene encoding transcription factor Spi-B translates to MLALEAAQLDGPHLSCLYPEGVFYDLDSCKPFSYPDSDGGPDSTWGWTEAPPASAITPYEVFDPATTAFAHSQAVQLCYGHGLGPSAYGPVGTLEPASSLEAPGPGLQVYPSEDFVSQTLGPLATPYPSPVLSEEEDILLDSPALEVSDSESDEALLAGTEAGARKKLRLYQFLLGLLLRGDMRECVWWVEPGAGVFQFSSKHKELLARRWGQQKGNRKRMTYQKLARALRNYAKTGEIRKVKRKLTYQFDSALLPTTRRA, encoded by the exons ATGCTTGCTCTGGAGGCTGCACA GCTGGACGGCCCACACTTGAGCTGTTTG TACCCAGAAGGTGTCTTCTATGACCTGGACAGCTGCAAGCCCTTCAGTTACCCAGATTCAGATGGGGGCCCTG ACTCCACATGGGGCTGGACAGAGGCCCCACCTGCCTCCGCCATCACCCCCTATGAAGTCTTTGACCCCGCTACGACTGCCTTTGCCCACTCCCAGGCTGTGCAGCTCTGTTATGGTCATGGTCTCGGCCCCTCTGCCTACGGTCCTGTGGGGACCCTTGAACCAGCCTCGAGCTTGGAGGCTCCAGGGCCTGGCCTCCAGGTGTACCCCTCAGAGGACTTTGTCAGCCAG ACTCTGGGCCCCTTGGCTACCCCGTACCCCAGCCCTGTGCTGTCAGAGGAAGAAGACATTCTGCTGGACAGCCCTGCTCTGGAGGTCTCAGACAGCGAGTCAGACGAGGCCCTCTTGGCTGGCACCGAGGCAG GTGCCCGCAAGAAACTGCGCCTGTACCAGTTCCTGCTGGGACTGCTGCTGCGCGGGGACATGCGCGAGTGCGTGTGGTGGGTGGAGCCGGGTGCCGGAGTCTTCCAGTTCTCCTCCAAGCACAAGGAGCTGCTGGCTCGCCGCTGGGGCCAGCAGAAGGGCAACCGCAAGCGCATGACGTACCAGAAGCTGGCGCGTGCACTGCGCAACTATGCCAAGACAGGCGAAATCCGCAAGGTCAAACGCAAGCTCACCTACCAGTTCGACAGCGCGCTGCTGCCAACTACCCGGCGCGCCTGA